A single window of Gossypium arboreum isolate Shixiya-1 chromosome 13, ASM2569848v2, whole genome shotgun sequence DNA harbors:
- the LOC108461331 gene encoding uncharacterized protein LOC108461331 isoform X2, which produces MEESQEILLKSLSSFGISIPENVSSFSELTPTTLISLCCQSLNILGNNDYDDENHFSFPISVEDSVSVADKFKICSDVSLAFKNLGYLGDMNYYKFLYPSEEDLHKLVRFLVEKLSSSSEAVKFSGERDVGPRLKFKEDNFGKVSESVMQNADNEEVDQNLQKVEAILKDLRVDELSESSQIKAGDATVVCDPLRVHDVLQDELFSESTAEFVDSSGASGHEGTAHQKDEHVSTCPKETNSKIQYEKEDLLCQEKALKDELRANTLQMQHLEEEFESWKAAADMAFDENHPMEFFLEQLNKRIDAKKHNILELELQWDAVQKPIEEKKRSLEEHLYANNPVAQEKLQKLREIELEMQLTSSEIRKREEEHLKLAADLKKQPEVASRRSYIEQIKEITKNSGKLDSDIERILRDTRTLQLESNSIQESLHRTYAVIDEIVFRKNCVYAGKQRKTQTGDKLIDCSQASMIALSKSLRKFSRPTEFEEK; this is translated from the exons atggaagaGTCTCAAGAGATTCTGCTAAAATCTTTAAGCAGTTTCGGCATTTCGATCCCGGAGAATGTTTCGTCGTTTAGCGAATTAACTCCGACGACGTTGATTTCCCTCTGCTGCCAATCACTTAACATCCTCGGAAACAACGATTACGACGATGAAAACCACTTCTCCTTCCCCATTTCAGTTGAAGATTCTGTCTCCGTCGCCGACAAGTTCAAGATCTGTTCCGACGTCTCACTAGCTTTTAAGAATCTGGGTTATCTCGGTGACATGAACTATTACAAG TTCTTGTATCCATCAGAAGAGGACTTACATAAGTTGGTAAGGTTTTTGGTGGAGAAGCTTTCTAGTTCATCTGAAGCTGTAAAATTTTCTGGGGAAAGGGATGTTGGGCCGAGACTGAAATTCAAGGAGGATAACTTCGGGAAAGTTTCGGAATCTGTTATGCAGAATGCAGATAATGAAGAGGTTGATCAGAATCTTCAAAAGGTTGAAGCTATCTTGAAAGATCTTAGAGTAGATGAACTATCGGAATCATCCCAGATCAAGGCTGGGGATGCAACTGTTGTCTGTGACCCTCTTAGGGTGCATGATGTACTGCAGGATGAGCTATTTAGTGAGTCTACTGCCGAATTTGTGGATTCAAGTGGTGCATCTGGACATGAGGGTACTGCACATCAGAAAGATGAACATGTTTCAACTTGTCCCAAAGAGACAAACTCCAAG ATACAATATGAAAAGGAAGACTTGCTATGTCAAGAAAAAGCACTAAAGGACGAATTAAGAGCAAACACTTTGCAAATGCAGCATCTTGAGGAAGAGTTTGAATCGTGGAAGGCAGCAGCAGATATGGCATTTGATGAAAATCATCCTATGGAGTTTTTCCTGGAGCAACTTAATAAACGGATTGATGCCAAAAAGCATAATATTCTGGAATTGGAGTTACAGTG GGATGCTGTCCAAAAACctattgaagaaaaaaaaagaagtctTGAGGAACATCTATATGCAAACAATCCGGTGGCTCAAGAGAAACTCCAAAAGTTAAGAGAAATCGAGCTAGAAATGCAATTGACCTCATCTGAAATTAGAAAAAG GGAGGAGGAACACTTGAAACTTGCCGCAGACCTCAAGAAGCAGCCCGAGGTGGCATCTCGGAGATCCTATATTGAGCAGATAAAAGAGATTACAAAAAACAGTGGCAAACTCGATTCTGACATAGAACGAATCTTAAGAGATACTAGGACACTCCAATTAGAAAGCAATTCCATTCAGGAGAGCCTTCATCGCACCTATGCTGTCATAGATGAAATTGTCTTCAG AAAGAACTGTGTATATGCAGGGAAGCAAAGAAAAACACAGACCGGGGACAAGCTTATAGACTGCTCACAAGCATCCATGATAGCTTTGAGCAAATCTCTGAGAAAATTCTCACGACCGACAGAATTCGAAGAGAAATAG
- the LOC108461331 gene encoding uncharacterized protein LOC108461331 isoform X1, with product MEESQEILLKSLSSFGISIPENVSSFSELTPTTLISLCCQSLNILGNNDYDDENHFSFPISVEDSVSVADKFKICSDVSLAFKNLGYLGDMNYYKFLYPSEEDLHKLVRFLVEKLSSSSEAVKFSGERDVGPRLKFKEDNFGKVSESVMQNADNEEVDQNLQKVEAILKDLRVDELSESSQIKAGDATVVCDPLRVHDVLQDELFSESTAEFVDSSGASGHEGTAHQKDEHVSTCPKETNSKIQYEKEDLLCQEKALKDELRANTLQMQHLEEEFESWKAAADMAFDENHPMEFFLEQLNKRIDAKKHNILELELQWDAVQKPIEEKKRSLEEHLYANNPVAQEKLQKLREIELEMQLTSSEIRKREEEHLKLAADLKKQPEVASRRSYIEQIKEITKNSGKLDSDIERILRDTRTLQLESNSIQESLHRTYAVIDEIVFREAKKNTDRGQAYRLLTSIHDSFEQISEKILTTDRIRREIADLEKKLAAVSSRSLNEDKLQADVDAIMKENEYLEQQIQYD from the exons atggaagaGTCTCAAGAGATTCTGCTAAAATCTTTAAGCAGTTTCGGCATTTCGATCCCGGAGAATGTTTCGTCGTTTAGCGAATTAACTCCGACGACGTTGATTTCCCTCTGCTGCCAATCACTTAACATCCTCGGAAACAACGATTACGACGATGAAAACCACTTCTCCTTCCCCATTTCAGTTGAAGATTCTGTCTCCGTCGCCGACAAGTTCAAGATCTGTTCCGACGTCTCACTAGCTTTTAAGAATCTGGGTTATCTCGGTGACATGAACTATTACAAG TTCTTGTATCCATCAGAAGAGGACTTACATAAGTTGGTAAGGTTTTTGGTGGAGAAGCTTTCTAGTTCATCTGAAGCTGTAAAATTTTCTGGGGAAAGGGATGTTGGGCCGAGACTGAAATTCAAGGAGGATAACTTCGGGAAAGTTTCGGAATCTGTTATGCAGAATGCAGATAATGAAGAGGTTGATCAGAATCTTCAAAAGGTTGAAGCTATCTTGAAAGATCTTAGAGTAGATGAACTATCGGAATCATCCCAGATCAAGGCTGGGGATGCAACTGTTGTCTGTGACCCTCTTAGGGTGCATGATGTACTGCAGGATGAGCTATTTAGTGAGTCTACTGCCGAATTTGTGGATTCAAGTGGTGCATCTGGACATGAGGGTACTGCACATCAGAAAGATGAACATGTTTCAACTTGTCCCAAAGAGACAAACTCCAAG ATACAATATGAAAAGGAAGACTTGCTATGTCAAGAAAAAGCACTAAAGGACGAATTAAGAGCAAACACTTTGCAAATGCAGCATCTTGAGGAAGAGTTTGAATCGTGGAAGGCAGCAGCAGATATGGCATTTGATGAAAATCATCCTATGGAGTTTTTCCTGGAGCAACTTAATAAACGGATTGATGCCAAAAAGCATAATATTCTGGAATTGGAGTTACAGTG GGATGCTGTCCAAAAACctattgaagaaaaaaaaagaagtctTGAGGAACATCTATATGCAAACAATCCGGTGGCTCAAGAGAAACTCCAAAAGTTAAGAGAAATCGAGCTAGAAATGCAATTGACCTCATCTGAAATTAGAAAAAG GGAGGAGGAACACTTGAAACTTGCCGCAGACCTCAAGAAGCAGCCCGAGGTGGCATCTCGGAGATCCTATATTGAGCAGATAAAAGAGATTACAAAAAACAGTGGCAAACTCGATTCTGACATAGAACGAATCTTAAGAGATACTAGGACACTCCAATTAGAAAGCAATTCCATTCAGGAGAGCCTTCATCGCACCTATGCTGTCATAGATGAAATTGTCTTCAG GGAAGCAAAGAAAAACACAGACCGGGGACAAGCTTATAGACTGCTCACAAGCATCCATGATAGCTTTGAGCAAATCTCTGAGAAAATTCTCACGACCGACAGAATTCGAAGAGAAATAGCTGATCTTGAAAAGAAACTAGCCGCCGTGTCTTCCCGAAGCTTAAATGAAGACAAGCTACAAGCTGACGTTGACGCCATTATGAAGGAAAATGAGTATCTGGAGCAGCAAATCCAATACGATTGA